The region TGGAACGAGGCGTCTATCTCGTTGGCCACCGCCTTGGCGATGAGCGTCTTCCCGGTGCCCGGCGGACCGTGGAGGAGGACGCCCTGCGGCGGTTGGATGCCGAGGCGCTTGAACAGTTCCGGGTGCCGCATCGGGAGTTCGATCATCTCCCGGACCTGTTCGAGTTCCCTGTCGAGGCCGCCGATGTCCTCGTACGCGACGGAGGGACCCTCGCCGGTGCCGCCGCCGCCGGTTTCGCGGATCTCCTCGGCGGGTTTCTGGCTTATCTGGACCTCGGTCGAGTCGGTGATGACGACCGTCCCCTGCGGTTGCGTGGAGGCGACGCGGACGGGGACCGTCTGGTTCGAGGAGGTCATGAAGCCGAAGCCCAGCGGAAGCTGGAGGCTCTGACCCTTCGTGACGGGCTGTCCGGAGAGCTTGTCCCGGATGTACGTCCCGACGTTGCCGCCGATGCGGAGGTTCTGCGGGAGGGCGATAGAGACCCGCTTTGCGGGCTTGACGTCGGCTTTCTCCACCTCCACGCGGTCGTCGATGCCGACGCCCGCCTGCTGGCGGAGTCGGCCGTCGATGCGGATGACGCCGGTTCCCCGGTCCTCGGGGTAGCCGGGCCAGACGCGAGCGATGGCCGTGCCGTCGTCGTTCTCGATGCGGATGTAGTCTCCGCCCTCGAGACCGAGCGACTCGGCCGCCTCGCGGTCGATGGCCGCGAGTCCTCGACCGGCGTCCTTCTGCTTCAGCGGTTTAACGATGAGTTTCATTTTTGAACGGTTATCGTGAGTACGCCGTTGTTCGTCTCGACCGATGCATCCTCTCCGGGGAGTTCGAGTTCCGTTTCGGTAACTCTGTCGCCCGATTCGACGACTACGATGGCCGTCGCGCCCACGATATCGACGCTCAGGTCTTCCTCGGGGAGACCCGTGTCGGCGGCGATAACCCAACTGTCGTCGTACTCGTAGCGGCGGATGAAACGCTCGTTTCCGCCGGCGAACTGTTGCGTGTCCATGTTGGTTCCTAACTCCAAGTTAGGTCCGCGAGTATTTAAACCTGTCGCCCACTAATCGCGGTACGGCGTCGGGGTTCGGGTGAGTGAGTTGAATTGCGGTTCACACTGGTTCAGTGGGTGGGACCGGAGGTGGGTTTATACGCCGACGGAGCGAACTTCGGGTATGGAGTCGGTCACACACCACGGGCGAGAGACGGTCTACCGGACGGCGGACCGCGGTGGGGACGGGCCGACGGTTCTGTTCGTCCACGGAAGCGGCGGGACGAAGGACGTCTGGAAGTCGCAACTGCGAATCGCAGACGAGTATCCGGTCGTGACGCTGGATCTGAGCGGGCACGGCGAGAGCGACGACGCGAACGCCGAACCGGGGTACGAAACGCTCTCGGCGTACGTCGACGACGTGCTGGCGGTCTCGGAGGAGACGGGCGCGAGCGTCTTCGTCGGGAACTCGCTGGGCGGCGCAGTCGCACTCACCGCCGTCCTCCAACGCGAGGCGTCGCCCGACGCCCTCGTCCTCGCGGGCGCGGGCGCGAAACTATCGGTGTTGGACGACCTACTCGCGTGGCTCGGCGACGACTTCGAGCGTGCGGTCGAGTTCCTCCACGAACCCGACCGGCTGTTCCACGACGCCTCCGAGAAGTACGTCGAACAGTCCCGCGAGGCGATGTTCGGGGTGGGACAGGCGGTCACCGAACGGGACTTCCTGACGTGCCACGGGTTCGACGTGCGCGGGAAACTGGACGACGTCGAGGTTCCGACGCTGGCCCTCGTCGGCGAACACGACAAACTCACCCCCCGGTCGTACCACGAGTACTTCGTCCGCGAACTGCCGGACTGCGAACTCGCCGTCGTCGAGGACGCCGCCCATCTGGCGATGCTCGAAGAACCCACCGCGTTCAACGCCGCCCTGACGGAGTTTTTGGACCGGCGGGTGGACTGACGGAGCGGAATCGGTCGAGAGAAACGGTGTCTCGCCCGAGCGGCGGTACGCGAATCTGCACTCCTCAAAAGAACTACAAGTACCTGTTCGAGTCTCTCATCGTGGTGAGACGCCGCGTCCCCGAGTGGCTGTACGAGGTCAACGAGAAGTACGTCCACCGACTCGTGG is a window of Halopelagius longus DNA encoding:
- a CDS encoding Hsp20/alpha crystallin family protein gives rise to the protein MDTQQFAGGNERFIRRYEYDDSWVIAADTGLPEEDLSVDIVGATAIVVVESGDRVTETELELPGEDASVETNNGVLTITVQK
- a CDS encoding alpha/beta fold hydrolase encodes the protein MESVTHHGRETVYRTADRGGDGPTVLFVHGSGGTKDVWKSQLRIADEYPVVTLDLSGHGESDDANAEPGYETLSAYVDDVLAVSEETGASVFVGNSLGGAVALTAVLQREASPDALVLAGAGAKLSVLDDLLAWLGDDFERAVEFLHEPDRLFHDASEKYVEQSREAMFGVGQAVTERDFLTCHGFDVRGKLDDVEVPTLALVGEHDKLTPRSYHEYFVRELPDCELAVVEDAAHLAMLEEPTAFNAALTEFLDRRVD